A window of Longibacter salinarum contains these coding sequences:
- a CDS encoding class I SAM-dependent methyltransferase, which translates to MTWYIPPEWTPTLYTALAPFYDGFAQRVSREARRRATELLNVQDGDAVLIAGCGTGLSIPLLPNKRPAVRITGVDRSKAMLRRARRRATGKPNVTLQQADILSLPFETGSFDAILSAYVLDLLRPPRRVDALHEMKRVSKPGARIVTITPALPERADERLWDLLVRAVPIALGGGKPTDLTTALQNAGWQVAESLRTRNVGLASHLLRAVHV; encoded by the coding sequence GTGACCTGGTACATTCCCCCCGAATGGACGCCGACCCTCTACACTGCGCTCGCGCCATTCTACGACGGATTCGCACAGCGTGTCTCCCGGGAGGCCCGACGTAGAGCAACCGAATTACTGAATGTTCAGGATGGGGACGCCGTTCTTATCGCCGGTTGCGGAACGGGGCTCTCCATTCCGCTTCTCCCCAACAAGCGGCCCGCCGTCCGTATTACCGGCGTCGACCGATCAAAAGCGATGCTCCGCCGGGCACGGCGTCGTGCGACAGGGAAACCAAACGTGACGCTACAACAGGCAGACATTCTCTCCCTTCCTTTCGAGACCGGCAGCTTCGACGCGATTCTTTCCGCATACGTTCTCGACCTCCTCCGACCTCCCCGGCGTGTCGACGCCTTGCATGAGATGAAGCGCGTTTCCAAACCGGGAGCTCGGATCGTTACGATCACACCGGCCCTACCGGAACGCGCGGACGAGCGACTCTGGGACCTCCTCGTGCGCGCAGTACCTATTGCACTCGGCGGCGGAAAACCAACCGACCTCACTACGGCATTGCAAAATGCTGGATGGCAGGTCGCTGAGTCGCTCCGGACCCGGAACGTGGGTCTTGCGAGCCATCTCTTACGCGCCGTCCACGTTTGA
- the dnaG gene encoding DNA primase, whose amino-acid sequence MAIPDHKLEEVRDVADVVDVINDYVNLKRSGSRFKGLCPFHDENTPSFSVDPEKNLYYCFGCQRGGDVFKFVQEIEGVGFLESVRMLAERFGVPLPDDEINPEAASEKEAIFHALRWAARWFYNQLTDTNGGYEAMEYLHDRGFQDRTIARFGLGWAPDRWDGLLKAAKEEQIDEEILQRAGLIIERNDGSGYYDRYRGRVIFPILSHVGKVLGFGGRILDADADQPKYINSPETEVYDKSRVLYGLRQAKQAIRSEEEVLLVEGYTDVISLYQAGVENVVASSGTSLTDGQVQTLDRYAKRIVLLYDADEAGSRAAVRAMNLVLQNGLGAYAVELPNGEDPDSFVRAEDAQTFAAYIEEHRQDLPEFAYRRARREGRFDTPEDRVEVQREIVNAVAQIPDRNLRREYVRRTSDVLNVPDSDLFRMLEEEVEKVKRQDQRRARRKQRRQQRDNSSGGASVNEPQGRPVAPPDARDGSSGSTANASSSNDAPPPHTDADYQGDESDGNEDAGEGAQEARSASQRRPPLPEEKVLLRLMLDSGTPMVEFILGNMSLGEFTEGPARDMVEVFIDMYSDDAVKPTRITDGEFGAELQSLAASVMVDKYTPSENWRQRQNISVPRFNQEPYEAGASAMTLLKLDRVDEAITRTKEKMFEASRSATGNVGELQKEMMQLYDLRKQIRRREFLDWE is encoded by the coding sequence ATGGCGATCCCGGATCACAAACTTGAGGAAGTTCGCGATGTCGCGGATGTGGTCGATGTAATCAACGATTACGTCAACCTGAAGCGGAGCGGATCCCGCTTCAAGGGGTTGTGCCCGTTTCACGATGAGAACACGCCTTCGTTCAGCGTCGATCCGGAGAAGAATCTCTACTACTGCTTCGGTTGTCAGCGTGGCGGAGACGTCTTCAAGTTCGTCCAGGAAATCGAAGGCGTTGGGTTTCTCGAAAGTGTACGCATGCTCGCCGAGCGGTTCGGCGTTCCGCTGCCGGATGACGAGATCAATCCGGAAGCGGCGAGCGAGAAGGAAGCGATTTTCCACGCGCTTCGGTGGGCCGCCCGGTGGTTTTACAACCAGTTAACGGACACGAACGGCGGATACGAGGCGATGGAGTACCTGCACGACCGCGGGTTTCAAGACCGGACGATTGCCCGATTTGGTCTTGGCTGGGCACCCGATCGGTGGGACGGCCTACTCAAGGCTGCGAAGGAGGAGCAAATTGACGAAGAGATTCTTCAACGCGCCGGTCTCATTATCGAGCGAAATGACGGCAGCGGCTATTACGATCGCTACCGTGGGCGCGTGATTTTTCCGATCCTCTCGCACGTGGGGAAGGTGCTCGGCTTTGGTGGCCGTATTCTGGATGCCGACGCCGATCAGCCCAAATACATCAACTCTCCGGAGACGGAGGTCTACGACAAGAGCCGCGTCCTGTACGGTCTCCGGCAGGCTAAGCAGGCCATTCGGAGTGAAGAAGAAGTGCTTCTGGTGGAAGGCTACACGGACGTTATCTCCCTTTACCAGGCGGGGGTCGAAAACGTCGTTGCATCCAGCGGGACGTCTCTCACGGACGGCCAGGTGCAGACGCTCGATCGATACGCCAAACGCATCGTCCTCCTGTACGATGCCGACGAGGCCGGATCCCGAGCCGCCGTCCGCGCGATGAACCTCGTTCTCCAGAACGGGCTTGGCGCCTACGCGGTCGAGCTTCCCAATGGCGAAGATCCGGACTCTTTCGTTCGTGCCGAAGATGCACAGACGTTCGCTGCCTACATCGAAGAGCACCGGCAGGACTTGCCAGAGTTTGCGTATCGCCGTGCCCGCAGAGAAGGCCGTTTCGACACGCCGGAAGACCGCGTGGAGGTGCAGCGTGAAATCGTGAACGCCGTCGCTCAGATTCCAGATCGGAATCTGCGTCGTGAGTACGTGCGGCGAACAAGCGATGTCCTGAATGTACCGGATTCAGACCTTTTCCGGATGTTGGAGGAAGAGGTAGAGAAGGTCAAACGACAAGATCAGCGACGCGCACGGCGGAAACAGCGACGGCAGCAGCGCGACAACAGCTCGGGGGGAGCGTCCGTGAACGAGCCCCAGGGGCGCCCCGTGGCTCCGCCCGATGCCCGCGATGGGTCATCAGGTTCGACCGCCAATGCCAGCTCCAGCAATGATGCCCCGCCTCCTCACACCGACGCCGACTACCAGGGCGACGAATCCGACGGGAATGAAGATGCAGGAGAAGGTGCTCAAGAAGCGCGCTCCGCATCGCAACGCAGACCGCCGCTCCCGGAAGAGAAGGTTCTGCTCCGTCTGATGCTCGATAGCGGGACGCCGATGGTCGAATTCATCCTCGGCAACATGTCGCTGGGTGAGTTTACGGAAGGCCCGGCGCGCGATATGGTGGAAGTGTTCATCGATATGTACAGCGATGATGCTGTAAAGCCGACCCGGATCACGGACGGCGAATTCGGCGCTGAATTGCAGAGCCTCGCCGCATCTGTTATGGTTGACAAATACACGCCCTCGGAAAACTGGCGTCAGCGTCAGAATATTTCCGTTCCGAGGTTCAATCAGGAGCCGTACGAAGCGGGCGCGAGCGCCATGACGCTGCTCAAACTCGATCGTGTGGATGAGGCGATCACTCGGACCAAGGAGAAAATGTTTGAAGCTTCTCGATCCGCAACCGGAAATGTCGGCGAGCTCCAGAAAGAGATGATGCAACTCTACGACCTTCGCAAGCAAATTCGGAGGCGGGAGTTTTTAGACTGGGAGTAG
- the tkt gene encoding transketolase has product MPDASTLDLIQPTDLDERTINTIRFLAVDAVEKANSGHPGMPMGAAPMAYVLWSRHLRHNPTDPHWVDRDRFVLSAGHGSMLLYALLHLTGYDLSLEEIKNFRQWDSLTPGHPEVHHTPGVETTTGPLGQGFGNGVGMAIAERYLAAHFNDEPGANDELIDHYTYGIVSDGDLMEGVASEAASLAGHLGLGKLIYLYDDNEISIDGSTDLAFTEDVQQRFEAYDWHVITVEDGNDLEAIDRAIIEAKAETDRPSLIEVKTHIGYGSPNQQNTAAAHGSPLGADEVELTKENLGWEEDESFYIPDDVLEHMRESIDQGAALQAEWNGRYQQFRVESPEAADRFDSWMAGELPDDLDDALPDFEAGDELATRKASGKTLSALVPVVGDMLIGGSADLSGSNKTEVDGRTDFQKDNPGGQYFRFGVREHAMAAAANGMALHGGVRPYVATFLIFSDYLRPSLRLSALMEQPVIYVFTHDSIGLGEDGPTHQPIEHLAALRAIPNVTLFRPADAAETAQAWVAALRNTDGPTAFALTRQTVPTFDRSVMGPAEGVHRGGYILSDDDGTPDIILMGSGSEVQHAVAAADTLRKDGINVRVISMPSFELFDQQDEAYRNKVLPPEVTARVSIEAGVTYGWERFVGPEGRSIGINRFGSSAPGSINMEKFGFTPENVVGMARDVLNQ; this is encoded by the coding sequence ATGCCTGACGCATCCACGCTGGACCTGATTCAGCCGACTGACCTCGACGAGCGCACCATTAACACCATCCGCTTCCTGGCTGTGGATGCGGTGGAAAAGGCCAACAGCGGCCACCCCGGTATGCCGATGGGTGCAGCCCCGATGGCCTACGTGCTCTGGAGCCGTCACCTACGTCACAACCCAACCGATCCGCACTGGGTTGACCGTGACCGCTTCGTCCTCAGCGCGGGCCATGGCTCGATGCTACTGTACGCGCTGCTGCACCTGACGGGGTATGATCTTTCGCTGGAGGAAATCAAGAACTTTCGCCAGTGGGACAGCCTGACGCCCGGGCATCCCGAAGTACACCACACGCCCGGTGTCGAAACGACCACCGGCCCCCTTGGGCAGGGCTTCGGAAATGGAGTCGGAATGGCTATTGCTGAGCGATACCTGGCCGCGCACTTCAACGATGAGCCCGGAGCAAATGATGAACTCATCGACCACTATACGTACGGCATCGTCAGTGATGGCGACCTGATGGAAGGCGTGGCGTCCGAAGCCGCATCGCTCGCCGGACACCTGGGGCTCGGCAAGCTGATCTATCTGTACGACGACAACGAGATTTCCATCGATGGCTCAACGGACCTCGCGTTCACTGAGGATGTCCAGCAGCGGTTCGAAGCGTACGACTGGCACGTCATCACGGTGGAGGATGGAAATGACCTGGAAGCAATCGACCGGGCCATTATCGAAGCCAAAGCGGAAACGGATCGACCGTCGCTGATCGAAGTCAAGACGCACATCGGATACGGAAGTCCGAACCAGCAGAATACCGCCGCCGCCCATGGCTCCCCGCTCGGAGCGGATGAGGTCGAGCTGACGAAGGAGAATCTCGGCTGGGAGGAGGACGAGTCGTTCTACATTCCGGACGACGTGCTTGAGCACATGCGGGAGTCCATCGACCAGGGCGCTGCGCTCCAGGCCGAATGGAACGGCCGCTACCAGCAGTTCCGCGTGGAAAGCCCGGAGGCTGCGGATCGATTTGATTCGTGGATGGCCGGGGAGCTGCCCGATGACCTCGACGATGCTCTGCCGGACTTCGAGGCAGGCGACGAACTCGCGACGCGCAAGGCAAGCGGGAAAACGCTGTCTGCACTCGTCCCGGTCGTTGGGGACATGCTCATTGGCGGGTCTGCCGACCTCAGTGGGTCGAACAAGACCGAGGTCGACGGCCGAACAGACTTTCAAAAGGACAACCCGGGAGGGCAGTACTTCCGCTTTGGTGTTCGTGAGCATGCCATGGCCGCCGCCGCGAACGGGATGGCCTTGCACGGAGGGGTTCGCCCGTACGTCGCCACCTTCCTGATCTTCAGCGATTATCTGCGGCCTTCGTTGCGTCTCAGCGCGCTGATGGAGCAGCCCGTCATCTACGTGTTCACACACGACAGCATCGGGCTCGGCGAGGACGGCCCGACGCACCAGCCGATCGAGCACCTGGCGGCGCTTCGCGCAATTCCGAACGTGACGCTATTCCGCCCGGCCGATGCGGCGGAGACCGCGCAGGCATGGGTCGCCGCGCTCCGCAACACGGATGGACCGACGGCCTTCGCCCTGACGCGGCAGACCGTGCCTACATTCGACCGGTCGGTTATGGGGCCGGCAGAAGGCGTTCATCGGGGCGGATATATCCTCTCCGACGACGACGGTACCCCCGACATCATCCTCATGGGGAGCGGTAGCGAGGTCCAGCACGCCGTTGCCGCCGCCGATACGCTGCGCAAGGACGGGATCAACGTTCGGGTCATCAGCATGCCCTCGTTCGAGCTGTTCGACCAGCAGGATGAGGCATACCGGAACAAGGTGCTGCCGCCGGAGGTGACGGCACGCGTATCGATCGAGGCTGGTGTGACCTACGGCTGGGAGCGATTCGTCGGGCCGGAAGGACGGTCTATCGGAATCAACCGCTTCGGCTCGTCTGCTCCTGGCAGCATCAACATGGAGAAATTTGGCTTCACACCAGAGAACGTGGTGGGAATGGCCCGCGACGTCCTAAATCAGTGA